The Armatimonadia bacterium genome includes the window GGGAGTGGAGCGCTCAAAGGGAGTATTCACGCTCCTGGAGGCCTTCGGACGACTTCGCAAGGAGGGCGTGAAGGCGACCCTCCTGCTTCTCGGGGACGGCAGGGACTACAATGCGCTGAGCGTGAGGGCCCGTGAGATGGGGCTCGCGCGCGACGTACTGCTGCCGGGAAAGGTGCCTCACACGCGGCTGCGCGGGTACCTCAATGCGGCGGACGTCATGGTCGTGCCCTCGGAGCTTCGCCAGGAGAGCAATGACCGGCCCTGGCTGAGGATCCCGTGGAAGGAGCAGTTTGGTCGCGTCGTCGTCGAGGGGATGGCTTGCGGCTGCCCGGTGGTGGGTTCTGACAGCGGGGAGATTCCGCGGCTGATCGGGAGAGAGGACATGATCTTCCAGTCCGAACGCCCCGACGAGCTGTATGCGACTCTGCGTCGACTGCAGGCGAGTCCCGAACTGCGGCAGGAGGTCGCGGCCTACAACCTCGAGCGGGTGCAGCGCTACCGGCTGGACAACATCGCTCGGGCCATCTGCGACAACATGGAGAAGTACGAGGGCCTGAAGGGCTAAGGGCAGGGCCTGGGCGAGGATATCACGAAACCGACGAGGAGCCTTCCGCCTTGGCGACGGTTCTGGTCACCGGCGCTGCCGGGTATCTCGGGTCACATGTGGCTGATGCCCTGATCGCCCGCGGGGACAGGGTGATTGGGCTGGACAACTTCGACCCGGTCTACCCGCGCTCGGTGAAGGAAGCGAACCTTGCGCAGGCGAAGGCCGGCCCGGGGTTCTGCCTGGTCGAAGCCGACATACTCTGCGCCGACCGCCTGGGTGAGGTCTTCACTCGGTATCGGCCTGACAGCGTCATGCACCTCGCCGCCCGTGGTGGTGTGCGGGAGTCGATCCGGCAGCCGGCGGAGTACCTGTCGGTCAACGTCCAGGGAACCCTGAACGTGCTCCAGGCAGCCGCTGAGGCTGAGGTGTTACGCTTCGTCTTTGCTTCCTCCTCGTCGGTGTATGGGATCGGGACGCCAACTCCCTTCTCTGAGGACGCCCTTCTGAACCATCCAGCGTCTCCCTATGCGGCCTCGAAGATCGCGGCGGAGGCCTACTGCCACGTCTACCACCATCTGCGCGGTCTGCCCGTGGTAGTCGCACGCATCTTCAATCCCGTGGGCCCCCGACAACGTCCGGGCATGGCGATCCGCAAGTTCGCTCGCAGGATGATGGAGGGGCTGCCGATTCCCGTCTATGGGGATGGCTCGACCAGCCGTGACTACACCTCCGTGCATGACATGGTACGCGGTCTACTGATGTGCCTTGAGGTTGACCGTGACGACGAGACCATCAACCTGGGGCACTGTGAGCCGGTGGCTCTGCGCGACCTGATCGCATGCCTGGAGGAGTGTCTGGGAGTGAAGGCGCGGCTGGAGAGGATGCCGGAGCAGCCCGGCGACGTGCCGGTGACCTGCGCCGACCTCCGCAAGGCGGAGCGGCTGCTGGGCTGGGTGCCGGAGATACCCTACCAGCAGGCCGTTGCGGAGTTTGTGGACTGGTACCGGGTGGCAGGCGAAGTCTGCGAAGACAGCCCCGAGGGGTAGAGCCGGGCTATCGGACCTGCAAGTGCTCACGGACGTGCGTGGACTTGAGCCACTTGCAGTGTCCGTCGAGGAAGAGGCAGTTGCCGCCGCCGTTGTGGCGGGAGAAGATCGTGCGGTGTGGACTCGCCCCGTGATTGGGGTCCTCGGTGTAGTCCGTGCCGTCTGTGTCGCGGAAGGTGTCGTTGCCGGTGTACGAACAGGAGACCTGCATGCCGTCGAGGCTGCAGATGAGAACAGAAGGGTCGTCGATCTCGCTCGCCCAGCGGCCGTTCAGATCGCGGTTCCAGACATAGGAGAGCGTGAGGTCGGTGGGACCGGAGTAGGTGTCAGGCTTGTTGGTCGGGCACTCGTAGATGCGGTGGTTGCGGGTGTAGGCGTCGAGACTGCTCAGCCAGTTGACATAGGTCGAGGACATCCCGACGGCGATGAGATGGTAGGGGAAGGTGTCCTCGTAGTCGGATAGGTACATCGTGAGGGACAGACCGAGCTGACGCAGGTTCGAGGCGCAGGTGACTTGCCGCGCCTTCTCGCGCGCCCTGGCGAAAACGGGGAAGAGGATGGCGGCGAGGATGGCGATGATGGCGATGACAACCAGTAGTTCGATCAGTGTGAAACCGTTCCGCTTCGACAACGTTGTGCTCCGCCTCTCCTGGGGGCCGCCCCGGTTTCGGCCCGATCATGTACTTGCCTACTATACCCTCCCAGGGCGGTGCGTCAAGCGGGAAAAGGCCGGGCGGGTTCGGGAGAGCGGCCGGGACGGAAGGCGTCCGCAGGGAAGCGACTTTGGGCGGTCGTAGGTCGTGCGAAGGAAGCTTGACAGGCGGCGGAGGCTTCGAGTATTATGACCCGGTTACAGCCGGAGGGCCTCTGAGGCCGACCGGGCAATTGTGGCTGCTTTTTTGCCATCCTGTTATCCGTGCCCAGCCACTGCGCTGGCGTGGTGGGAAAGGACCGAACGGACGATGTACGCAATCTTCGAAGCAGGCGGTCGTCAGCACCGCGCAGAGACCGGCAAGGTTGTCAAGATGGACCGCCTGGACGCCCAGACCGGGGACACCGTCGAGTTTGACAAGGTGCTAGCCGTCTTCGACGGTGACGACGCGAAGCTTGGCGAGCCCTATCTGTCCGGCGTCAAGGTCGTTGGTCGCGTCATGCAGCAGGGCCGCGATCGCAAAATCATTGTCTTCAAGTACAAACCCAAGAGCGGCTGGAAGCGCACGCGGGGTCATCGGCAGCACTTCACCCAGGTTCAGATCACTGAGATCGCCGGGTAGCTGGAGTTCGTCTCGCGTCGTAAGCACGGATCACTTCAATGGTATGGATGGCCGGGCTCCTGCGATGGCCTTGAGAGCCCGCCTCGACCCAGGCCTCTGAGGAAGGAGAACCTCCCATGGCACATAAAAAGGGAGCGGGTAGTTCCAAAAACGGTCGCGACAGCCAGCCGCAGATGCTGGGTGTGAAGGTGTACGCAGGGCAGACAATCCGGGCCGGCGGCATCATCCTGCGCCAGCGCGGCAGCAAGTTTGTTGAGGGCGAGAACGTCGGTCGCGGCAAGGACGACACCTTGTTCGCCCTGGTCGACGGCACTGTGCAGTTCCGCACCAAGGCCGGCGACAAGAAGCACGTCGAGGTCGTTCCCGCAGCCACCTCCTAGGCTCGGCTCCGCACTGAGGGTCGCTTCGTCGAGGGTAGTCGTGGGATGAGTGGGGTGGCCTGTGACGCGGTTGAGGACTGTGCGGTAACTACGAATAGCAACGGTGCCGGCACCTCACTGGTGCCGGCATCAGTTTTTCTGGGGATCGGGTTATGTTTCTGGATACTGCTGAAATCACGGTGCGCTCGGGACGTGGTGGGAACGGCGCTGTCGCACTGCGGCATGAAGCTCACATGCCGCGAGGCGGGCCTTCTGGTGGCGATGGGGGCCGTGGCGGCAGTGTCTACCTGCGGGTGGACGGTAGCAAGCGGACGCTGATCGACTTCCGCTACAAGACGATTTTTGCGGCCGTTCACGGCAGGCATGGCTCGGGTGCAGAGAAGACGGGCAAGTCAGCCCGTGACCTGTACATCCCGGTTCCTCCCGGGACGATGATATATGACGTGGATACCGGGGAACAGCTCGCAGACCTGGTAAACGCCGGCGACACTCTACTGGCGGCGCGAGGTGGTCGTGGCGGGCGTGGCAACGCGTCCTTCGCGACTCCCTCTCGGCAGACGCCTCGTTTCGCTGAGATGGGGGAGAAGGCGGAGGAACGTCGGCTGCGCGTCGAGATGAAGCTGATTGCGGACGTGGGTATCGTTGGCTTCCCGAATGCCGGCAAGTCCACACTCATCAGTTGCATCTCGGCGGCCAGACCGAAGATCGCGTCCTATCCCTTCACGACGCTGCAGCCCAACCTCGGCGTCGTAGAGGCCTCGGGTGGCAGGTCCTTCGTGGTTGCCGACGTGCCCGGGCTGATCGAGGGAGCTCATGAGGGCATCGGCCTGGGTCACGAGTTCCTGCGGCATGTCGAGCGCACGCGGATGCTTGTGCATGTGGTCGACATCGCCGGCACCGATGGGCGCGACCCCGCTGAGGACTACGAAACGATCAACCGCGAGCTCCACCTCCACGACGAGCGACTGAGCGAGTTGCCGCAGTTTGTGGCCCTGAACAAGATGGATGTCTTGCAGGACCCCGAGGCGGTGGCTCGGGTACGGTCTCTCGCCGAGCGGGACGGCAGGCAGTGCTTCCAGATCTCCGGCGTGACCCATCAGGGCGTTGAGACGCTCGTGAACGAGGTGGCCCGAAAGCTCGACGAAATCGCGCCTGTCGACGAGTTCGCCGACAAGAAGGTCAAGCCCCGCAAGTTCGAAGCGCCACTGCCGCCGGTGCACCGTCTGGAAGTCCGACGGATGGCTCCGAACGTTTACGTCGTTCGAGGGTCGGAAGTTGAGGCGATCATCCAGAGGGTGAACCTGGAGTCGCAGTACGGCGTCGAGTGGTTCCACACGCAACTGGACGAGATGGGGATTCTGGAGCAGCTCGATGCGCTGGGCGCTGAGCCTGGGGACACGGTCTTCGTGGGGGATATCGAGCTCGAGTACGGTATGGGGTAGTGCCCCCTCGCGAGGGTCGTGGCAGCGCCGAGTAGGACTCGGAAGGCGAGCCCGTCGCAGCGACGGCAGGGGGTCTCTGCCTCTTGCCAGTCGTCCTGCGCTAAGGTAAGATACGAACAACGAGGAACTCACACACAGCGTATGAAGCAGCGACTGTTGACCACTCCAGGGGGAGTATGCCGGTGCGCCGGGACCCTATTGTAGCCGGCATCGACGTCGGGACCACCAAAATCTGTACCGTCATCGGACGTCCCACACCCCGTGGCGCCCTGGACGTGTTGGGGGTTGGCCTGTACCCCTCAGACGGCCTGCGACGCGGCGTCGTCGTTGACCGTGAACTTACCGTCAACTCGATTCGGGAGTCCGTTGCGGCAGCCGAACGCATGGCAGATGTGAAGATCGCGGGTGCCTACGTGGGCATCACCGGCGACCACATCCAGTGCACCAATGTGACTGGCCGCGTGCGCACCGGCAGCACGGCCGAGGTCACGGCCGAGGACGTCGAGAAGGTCATCCAGAGCGCGCGCGACAGTGTGGCCCTGCCTTCGGATCGGCAGGTCGTGCACACGATCGTGCGCGATTTCGTTCTCGACGGCCAGAAGGGCGTCCGGCGTCCGATTGGGATGTCGGCGACGCACCTGGACGCTGAAGTGCACGTCGTCACGGGCATGGCGAGCATGATCTGGAACGTCGAGAAGTGCGTGGTTGAGGGTGGCGTCGAGGTTCAGCAAAGCGTCCTCGAGCCGATCGCGACCGGCCATGCGGTGCTTACCGAGGTCGAAAAGGACCTTGGCGTGATCCTGATCGACATCGGGGGCGGCACCACCGACATCGCCGCCTTCGAGAACGGGTCAATCTGCCACTCCTCGGCGATTCCCGTGGCCGGAAACCACCTGACGAGGGACATCGCGCGCGTCCTGCACATCAGCCTGGAGGACGCTGAGGCCCTGAAATGCCGGTTCGGTCGCGCGCTGGCCGAGATGGCTTCTGCGGACGACTATGTTCAGATCACGCTGACGGGAACCGGGGAGACCGAGCGGATCCCCCAGAAGCTCATCTCCGAGATCATCGAGCCACGCCTGGAAGAGATCTTCACCCTCACCAAGAGCGACCTGAAGCGTGCGGGTGTGTACCGCTCGCTCAACGGCGGCGTAGTGATCTCGGGTGGCGGTGCGCAGTTGAGTGAGGCATGGCGGCTTGCCTCGACGGTGCTCGACGGCCTGCCGGTACGTGTCGGGTCACCGCGTAACCTCGTCGGGCTGGCAGAGAGCGTGGCGACACCCGCGCATGCAACGGGCGTTGGTCTGGCGATTCAGGCGGCCGAAGAGGGCGCTGACGCAACGGCCGGCGCGGTCGCGGAAGGCTTCTCGGTGCGGCAGCTGATGCACCGAGCACGAGCCTGGTGGCAAGACTTCGCTCCACGGTTTCAGAATGCTGCGCTTCGGGTGACGCGCCGCTACTGACCGCCGCAGACATACTCAGAAGCCACAGCGACGCGCCCCCGAGGGCAATCATCCCGGAGGTGGCCGATGCGTTCCTCATTGCTGTGGTGGGTTCTACTCCTCATGCCGTGCTTCGCAGCCGGCGATCCCCCTCAGGTTCTGGTCCAGCGCGACTTCGAGACGGATCTTGGCGGCGTGTTCACCATGGACCGCCAGGCGACCCTTGCGGTGTGCCACGACGAAGGCGCTGCCTTCGCGGGCAAGGGCGCTTTGCGGCTGGTCTACACGCAGCGGCTCATTCCCCAGACGCCAGGCGTGCCCGACCTTCCTGGGTCGGTATTGATGCCGGTGATGCCCGCCCAGCCGAAGCTCGGCGCGATGTCCTTCGCGCTCCGCACGACTCTTGCGGGTCCCTTCGCGTGCATGCTGGGCGAGGGCGACAACGGGCCACGCTACGCGGCGATGCTGTGGTCTCAGGCGAATCAGTGGCAGCCCTTCACGCTGCGGCTGAAGGACTTCACCTTCGACCGCGACGGACCGGCCGACCCGGACGGCAAGCTTGACCCAGAGCGGATTTCGGCGCTCGTGCTGATCGACCTGCAAGCGATGCTGGGGCAGTCCGGTGAAGCGAACACCCTGTTCTACATGGAGCCGGCCGGCGAGCAGACGCTGTTGCTGGATGACCTGAAGCTTACGGAGGCCGTGCCTGAGCCGACGCCCGCGGTGCCGGCGCCGATGGTCTCCTATGGTCTACCGGTGAAGGGGATGGCCTTCGTTGGAGGCCTGAACGTGAAGCTCACGGAGGATGCGGACGACGCCGGCGAGCCGGTGCTGAAGGTGGAGTACCTGGTTCCGAGCCGGACGTTCTTTGCTGTCGCCCATGCACTCAGGCCTGGAGCGCTGAGCGGAGCCGGCGCAATACAGATCCGGCTCCGCTCAAGTGGCAAGGCAACCTTCATAGTCGGGCTGGAGGAGCAACGCGGCCCGGGTGACAAGTCAAGCTACAACACGAGCTTCACTCTGAGCGGGCTCGACGGCTGGCAGACCGTCACGCTGCCGCTGGCGCAGTTCAAGCTCGATGGCAACCGTCCCGACCCCGACGGCAAACTCGACCCGGAGCAGGTCGGCATGCTGATCCTGGGCGACCTGTCCGCCATGGGCGCGGAGACGGACCTGAGTAACGTGCTGTGGCTGGACTGGCTGACTCCGGTGCCGGAGAAGCCTGCGCCCTGAGCTTAGCCCAGCCGCCAGGCCTTGCGGCGGCGGAAGGGCTGGTCAAAGGTGTTGCCGAGCTTGCCCTGTTCCTCCAGGTGGACCATGCAGGCGCGGATGCAGCCGCGTGCGCCCTCGAGCGCCCGACCGTAGTCATAGGTCGGCGAGACCTTGTACTGCTGGGCACGGCCGACGGGCTGCTTGAACCCGGCGCGGTCCTCCTCGCTGATCATGAAGGGGTTGAACTCCTCGGAGGCGCCGCAGAAGTAGCGACTGCACTTGTCGTAGTTGATGTTGCCCCACTCGATCTCTTTGCCCGCCAGGGTGATCTTGACGGAGTCGTCGGTGGGGATGGCATTGCCGGTGCAGTCCCTCGCGCAGAGCATGCAGCGGTCGCAGAGAGCCGGGCCGTCGTAGATGGGGTCCGGCTCCAGCGGCGCATCGGTGAGGATCGCTGCCAGGCGCTGGCGCGGCCCAAAGCGCGGCGACATGAACATCTTGGACCAGCCGATCTCGCCCAGACCGGCGGCGACGGCCGCGATTCGCATGTGGACGAAGACGTCGGGTGCGGGCTTGCCGGGCTCTACAGGGCGGCTCCAGTTGGGGTTTGGCTCGCCGGTGCCGCTGCTCATGTTGCACCAGGGGAAGTTATTCGGGATCGGGCAGGCCTCGTAGCCGGCGTCCTCAATCATCGACGTGACCTGCCAGCAGACCATCGGCTGCAGGACGTGGTTGATTGCTGCGTAGCCCATCGAGCAGTAGGACACCCAGAAAGTGCCCTCCTCGATGCCTCGCAGTGACCCGCGCGGAATGCGGAAGCCCATCACGATCATCGACTTCGCGTCTGGAGCGATGTAGCGTGGATCGGCCTGCTTCGGCGCGCCCTCAAAGCGGTCCATCGAGGCGATGCCACACAGGTCGGCTCCGCAACTCAGGGCGTACTCTTTAACCATCTGCGACGTGAGCGCCATGACTGCCTCCCAAGTGATGCCCAGGGCGCCCTCAAGCGCCCCTGGACTGTCCTCTGACGTCTCGGGTATGTGTGCTGTGACCCCGGCACGGGTCCTACCCGTAGGTAGCTTCTAGTAGCGACCGTACCACCTCGCCAGCTCCATCACGCGGCAGTAGTCGGCAAAGCTGACGGTCTCGGGCACGGAGTGGTCGGAGTGGAAGATGTAGCCTCCGCCCTGCTTGAGGATCGCGAGCTTGGTGCGGATCTCCTCCTCAAGGCGTGCCCCGTCGGTCATGTTCCGCACATCGATGCCGCCCTCAATCGTGAGCTTGTCGCCCCACTTGGCCTTGATCGCAAGGGCATCCATACCGGCCTTCTGCTCCAGCGGCTGCAGCGCGTCTAGGCCGATCTCGACCCACTCCGGGATGAGCTCCATGACGTTCCCGCAGGAGTGGAGCATCGCCCGGACGCCACGATTGTGGCACCAGTCGATCATGCGCTTCTGGGCCGGCTTCACTACTCTGCGGTAGGTGTCCACGGAGAAGAGGAGACCATTGCGGTAGCCCATATCATCGGGCCAGCGGACGACGTCGAAGTGGTAGCCGCGATCCCAGATCATCTCGAGCATCTTGAGGTTGAGTTCGAGCGCCGTCTCGATCATGTCGCGGACCCAGTCGGGGTCCTCGATCAGCGCCATCAGAATCCGCTCGTAGCCGCAGATCCAACTGGCGAAGACGTCATAGCCGAACCAGGCTCCCGCGACGATCCAGGCGCCCTGGGCCTGCCATTGCGGGTAGTTGCGTTCGAGGGTCGCCCAGTCCACTCGCTCCGGCGAGGGTGTCATGCGCTGTTTCGCTTCGGCCCAGGAGTCGTGGTCCTTGATCGTGAAGTCGAGGAACTCGGGGACACCACCGTGGCTGCGCCAATTCTTGAGGGTCGTTCCCCAGAGGGTAGTGTGGATCGTGTAGTCTGCGGTCTCCTCGAGCGTCTGCACAGGATAGCGCGGGCTGTTGTCGTGGCCGATGGAGCCCTGCGCGTCCCAGCCGAAGAACTGGGCCGGTGAGACGCCTGCCGGCAAGCCCTCCCGGTGCCAGCGCTCGACGGTCGAGGCCCAGGGGCTGTCATGCATGGGCAGCCGGTCGGGCTCCTCGTGACGGTAGACACAGGCAAAACGCTCGCGCGAAGTCATCTCGGTCGGCATGGTCGGGTGTCCTTTGCCCTGGGCACGATGCGCCAGTTAGTGGCGAGAGCCGACGGGGACAGTTCGGCACGCGAGGCAGCAGACCTTCCCTGATGTCGGTTCGCGGGGAGAAGGAATCGTCTGCCGACGGGGCGAAGTGCGTGTCTCCCCTCGTCGCAGCATGGGCCGGCGACAGCCGGGGACGCTTGCCGAGCCGTAGGACGATGGCGGGGAAGCACCACCCCCGCAGTACCTTTTATCATTTCGGGTAACGAGAGGTGTTGAAGCTAGTGAGTGTTCGCAACCGCGTACTTGCGTGCCTGACCTTGCTGTTGCTGGTCGCCCAGGTGTGGGCCGCCGATGCTGTCGTGGTAAAGGTCGTGACGGACCGACCCGATGCCATGTACCACTGCTCCGAGCAGGCGCGTTTCCTGGTGTCCGTGACCAGGGATGGAGCGCCGGTGACGAGTGGAAACTTCGACTGGGTCCTGAGCCTGGACGGCGGCAGCACCCGCTTCGGAACCGGAAGTGGGCAGCTTGGTCTGGCCCCGGCGGAAGTAGTCGGGACGCTGGAGCAGCCGGGAATCCTGCGCTGCGCTGTGACGTACCGGGGAGGAGAGAAGCCGGTCACGGTTCTGGGTGGTGCCGCCTTCGACCCCGAGAAGATCAAGCCGACGGCGACAGAGCCAGCCGACTTCGACAAGTTCTGGCAGCGCAACAAGGAGAAGCTGGCGAAGACACCGATGGATGCGAAGCTCACGGAGAAGCCGGAGCTGTCCAATGATCGGATGAAGGTCTACAAGATCAACCTCGCCAACCTCCGTGGCAGCCGCGTGTACGGCTGGCTGGCAGTTCCGACGCTGCAGGGTCCGCATCCGTCGATCCTGACGATTCCGGGTGCCGGGGTATCTGCGATTGGTGCGAGCTGGGCTACCAGTTGGGCGAGCCGCGGCTTCACCGCGATGACCGTGACGGTGCACGACTATGACGTGGACCTCCCGGCGGCAACCTATGAGGTGCTGAAGCAGGGGCAGCTTCGGAACTACCAGCTTCAGGGCCGTCTCGACCGGAACTCCTACTACTACCTTCGTGTGTGCCTGGGCTCGGTGCGAGCGATCGACTATCTGACCTCGCGCTCGGACTGGGACGGCAAGAACATGATCGTGAC containing:
- a CDS encoding NAD-dependent epimerase/dehydratase family protein, coding for MATVLVTGAAGYLGSHVADALIARGDRVIGLDNFDPVYPRSVKEANLAQAKAGPGFCLVEADILCADRLGEVFTRYRPDSVMHLAARGGVRESIRQPAEYLSVNVQGTLNVLQAAAEAEVLRFVFASSSSVYGIGTPTPFSEDALLNHPASPYAASKIAAEAYCHVYHHLRGLPVVVARIFNPVGPRQRPGMAIRKFARRMMEGLPIPVYGDGSTSRDYTSVHDMVRGLLMCLEVDRDDETINLGHCEPVALRDLIACLEECLGVKARLERMPEQPGDVPVTCADLRKAERLLGWVPEIPYQQAVAEFVDWYRVAGEVCEDSPEG
- a CDS encoding DUF1559 domain-containing protein gives rise to the protein MSKRNGFTLIELLVVIAIIAILAAILFPVFARAREKARQVTCASNLRQLGLSLTMYLSDYEDTFPYHLIAVGMSSTYVNWLSSLDAYTRNHRIYECPTNKPDTYSGPTDLTLSYVWNRDLNGRWASEIDDPSVLICSLDGMQVSCSYTGNDTFRDTDGTDYTEDPNHGASPHRTIFSRHNGGGNCLFLDGHCKWLKSTHVREHLQVR
- the rplU gene encoding 50S ribosomal protein L21; protein product: MYAIFEAGGRQHRAETGKVVKMDRLDAQTGDTVEFDKVLAVFDGDDAKLGEPYLSGVKVVGRVMQQGRDRKIIVFKYKPKSGWKRTRGHRQHFTQVQITEIAG
- the rpmA gene encoding 50S ribosomal protein L27: MAHKKGAGSSKNGRDSQPQMLGVKVYAGQTIRAGGIILRQRGSKFVEGENVGRGKDDTLFALVDGTVQFRTKAGDKKHVEVVPAATS
- the obgE gene encoding GTPase ObgE, translating into MFLDTAEITVRSGRGGNGAVALRHEAHMPRGGPSGGDGGRGGSVYLRVDGSKRTLIDFRYKTIFAAVHGRHGSGAEKTGKSARDLYIPVPPGTMIYDVDTGEQLADLVNAGDTLLAARGGRGGRGNASFATPSRQTPRFAEMGEKAEERRLRVEMKLIADVGIVGFPNAGKSTLISCISAARPKIASYPFTTLQPNLGVVEASGGRSFVVADVPGLIEGAHEGIGLGHEFLRHVERTRMLVHVVDIAGTDGRDPAEDYETINRELHLHDERLSELPQFVALNKMDVLQDPEAVARVRSLAERDGRQCFQISGVTHQGVETLVNEVARKLDEIAPVDEFADKKVKPRKFEAPLPPVHRLEVRRMAPNVYVVRGSEVEAIIQRVNLESQYGVEWFHTQLDEMGILEQLDALGAEPGDTVFVGDIELEYGMG
- the ftsA gene encoding cell division protein FtsA gives rise to the protein MRRDPIVAGIDVGTTKICTVIGRPTPRGALDVLGVGLYPSDGLRRGVVVDRELTVNSIRESVAAAERMADVKIAGAYVGITGDHIQCTNVTGRVRTGSTAEVTAEDVEKVIQSARDSVALPSDRQVVHTIVRDFVLDGQKGVRRPIGMSATHLDAEVHVVTGMASMIWNVEKCVVEGGVEVQQSVLEPIATGHAVLTEVEKDLGVILIDIGGGTTDIAAFENGSICHSSAIPVAGNHLTRDIARVLHISLEDAEALKCRFGRALAEMASADDYVQITLTGTGETERIPQKLISEIIEPRLEEIFTLTKSDLKRAGVYRSLNGGVVISGGGAQLSEAWRLASTVLDGLPVRVGSPRNLVGLAESVATPAHATGVGLAIQAAEEGADATAGAVAEGFSVRQLMHRARAWWQDFAPRFQNAALRVTRRY
- a CDS encoding uroporphyrinogen decarboxylase family protein — protein: MPTEMTSRERFACVYRHEEPDRLPMHDSPWASTVERWHREGLPAGVSPAQFFGWDAQGSIGHDNSPRYPVQTLEETADYTIHTTLWGTTLKNWRSHGGVPEFLDFTIKDHDSWAEAKQRMTPSPERVDWATLERNYPQWQAQGAWIVAGAWFGYDVFASWICGYERILMALIEDPDWVRDMIETALELNLKMLEMIWDRGYHFDVVRWPDDMGYRNGLLFSVDTYRRVVKPAQKRMIDWCHNRGVRAMLHSCGNVMELIPEWVEIGLDALQPLEQKAGMDALAIKAKWGDKLTIEGGIDVRNMTDGARLEEEIRTKLAILKQGGGYIFHSDHSVPETVSFADYCRVMELARWYGRY
- a CDS encoding acetylxylan esterase — protein: MSVRNRVLACLTLLLLVAQVWAADAVVVKVVTDRPDAMYHCSEQARFLVSVTRDGAPVTSGNFDWVLSLDGGSTRFGTGSGQLGLAPAEVVGTLEQPGILRCAVTYRGGEKPVTVLGGAAFDPEKIKPTATEPADFDKFWQRNKEKLAKTPMDAKLTEKPELSNDRMKVYKINLANLRGSRVYGWLAVPTLQGPHPSILTIPGAGVSAIGASWATSWASRGFTAMTVTVHDYDVDLPAATYEVLKQGQLRNYQLQGRLDRNSYYYLRVCLGSVRAIDYLTSRSDWDGKNMIVTGSSQGGGMSIITAGLDQRVTAIAANVPALCDHPGKLFGRPSGWPQLIPETTDAGYKKQITDTAAYYDAVNFARRVKCPAVVGVGLIDTTCAATSVFSAYNSLQGPKHIMVYPLMGHAIDKGYSDYTGQWMTQQVFNATSSFEIRRPGVPVE